Below is a genomic region from uncultured Sunxiuqinia sp..
AATATTTTTCAGATTGAATGAAGTCAGGTATTTAGCAAATGCCCCTTTTGAAACAATAAATTCTGAATTTTGAATGCTAATGTTTTGTATCGGACTTTTGGAATTTCCTAATAATACAAATGCTCTTCCGCATTCTTTAACATGAACGCTGTCAATTTGCACATCGAAAATAATAGGCGAAGGTTCCTTGGTTCTTAAAATTCTGGCATATAAAAATGACCCTTGAATTTTTTCTGCATGAATATTCTTTATAAAAACGTTGTTGATTTTTACATCCTGTTGGCCGTAGATACAAATACCAGCTTCCGCTGAGTTAAATTGAAGGTCTGAAAAGAAAAATACGGTTAATTCCTTTGTTCGATTTAGAACTGAAAATAATGGGTGTATAGGTAATATTTTTAAAAATGCTGTTTTGTATAACAATGTTGCCTGATGGTTTATTGTTTGGAATATTGATACTTCCTGACAGTATTTTTATCCCTTCCTCAATATCCTCAATTTGCATGTTGTCAACAACAATGTTTTGGCTGCTTTCTATAGCTATTCCTATTTGATTGTAACCTTTACTTTTTATCAATCCATTTTTTAAAGGTGATGTTGATTGCTCAATACCGGATGAATGGAAAAATAGGGCGTATTAAGAATGCTTACACCTTCAATATTTATTCGTGAACATTCATAAAAAAGCCATCAGGTCAGGTCGAAGAGAATGTCCTTTTCCAAATTTACGATTAGTAACTTTAATCTTTTTATCATTCAATTCCTTTAACAATCCATTATCTGCTTTTTCGTTGTATTTCATGTTTTTCCAAACCGGATTATTTCCCTGTCCATCAATTATCCCTTTTCCGCTAATTTTTATGTCGGATTGATTTCTGGCATATATCATAGATGAAAAATTCATACATGGTCTGCCACTAAACCAAGTATATTTTAAAGGATATAAATCAAGGTCAGGAATAAATTTTATAGTAGTTCCTTCATCCAAAAACAGTTCAACTTTACTTTTTAATTCTATAGCACCGGAATTGTAAACACCATTGGATAATATCAACGTTCCGCCTCCTTTTTCTGAGACCAAATTAATGGCTTCCTGAATTTGTTGGGGTGAATTGATTTTTACTAAATCTGCTATATAAAAAGTATCTGTAGGAATAATGGCTTCCATAATTTCAGCCTTTATTGAGTCAGCATAACTCCAACCAATAGCAGATGTACTTGAATTATCCTTATTGCTATTATTATTCTGACAAGAAAGAATTGCCAGACTTAGGAATAAAAAACAGATAAATGGCTTCATAAAATTATTTTTCTCAAAAGTACGGTTAAACCTCACAAATAAACTGTTAAAACCTGTCAATAACAGTCATTGACCTGTGAATTAACAACTGTGACATCAGTTATAAAATGATTTTGTATTTTTAAAGAATGAGCAATCATATTGATGTAGAGATTTGGCTACAAAAGTTATCACTGAGTAGATTTTTCACTTCTAATAAAGATGTGGAACTGTTGCGTTACTTGATTCGCTCTACTCAGGAAGGAAAGAGTTTAAAAGAAACCATTATTGCAATTGATTTCTTTGGTAAAGATTCATCATTCGACCCGGGTTCTGATTCAATTGTACGTTCCAATATTTATAATCTTAGAAAAAAACTTGAATCCTATTATTTGGAAGCAGGTCAAGAGGATTCTGTAAAGTTTGTAATTCCCAAAGGTCAATACCAGGTTACTATCGAAATGATAGAAAATACGGCCAAAACACAGGTTGATAAAACTTCTTACTATAAAAAATACGGATTAAGAACACTTCTTCTGATTTCCACATCGGCTATGTTCGTTTTTGCGTTTTTATATTTCAATAATAATGCAAAAACCGACAATCAAATAAGTACAAAGAGAAGTCCGATATGGAGTTATTTTGCACACTCAGAGAATTCATTACTAATTGTATTGGGCGATTACTTTATGATGCAAAAAACAGAATTTCCCGATAGCAGTTATTCCTTTGTTCGTAATCCTGACATAAATACCCAAACTGAGTTTTTTAATTTTTTGGAAGAGAATCCTGAACAAAAAAATAAGTTAAAGAAATTAGGTCAAAACTATTTTGGAGAAGAAATCCCGAAATGTTTTTTACAGATATTACAAGTTTTTCAAGGTATTGATAAACAAATCAAAGTAAAGTACGCTTCTGAATTGTCCTTATCAGATATTCGTGAAAACGATTTGATTTTTATTGGTGATTATAGCACTTTAAATGTTTTAAAACCTTTTTTTGAAAAAACTGGTTTTCGATATTCTATCTCTCCACAGTCAGTTTATATTTTAGGGAAACAGAACGACACCATCGAATATTATTATTTAGACAATCCTAATCAATCGGTTTTTCAGAATGACTATGCAACCATTGCCAGTGTTATATCCTATCCGGGTAAAAGAATACTTTTTTTAAATTCATTTTTACCATTTGGAAAATCTGAGGCTTTGTTTAAACTTCAAGAACCTGCTTTTGTTTCAGAACTGAATGATACCATTTCAAATTTTCCTCAAGAATGGAGTATGCTCATAAAAATATCGGGGCTTCAATCAAGTGGGTTTTATTACGAAATTTTAAACTTTTCTGAATAATCTAATTTGCAGGGGTGCGTCGGCAAGAAAACAGCTCTTCCCGCAAAAAAAATGGTTGAGGCGCTGGCTTGTGCGTTTTTGCGGGATGTGCTGTTTTGAGCGGTGGGGTTTCCTCTTTCTTTGTGCGGGGGGAGAAAAAACAAAATAAATTCCCTCGCATCGCACCGCCCTATCAACGGAGCACCAATCCAATCAATCCGTTTTTGTAATTATTTCAATTCTCTTTTATCGTGTCAATGTGTCAAATTGGTGGTTCTCCACACTTGCTTACAACGGCTACGTATATGAAACGTTTGGCATTTCGGAGAGCAAACCTGTCAAAAAGTTACAATTTTCACTAAATGTAACAGTCTTAATATTAGCACTATACACCAAATGTTTTATATACTTTGTTAGCAACTGGCTATTCTATTCTTCAGTCAACTATCAACAAAATTAATAAAACATTTCATCTTGAGAACGCCCATGTCAATGGTAAGATTGATGAATCAATACTTTTATAGTAACTGGCAAATATGCAGATTAGCTAGAAGACGCGAGGTTCAATTATTCCAATATGCGAATAACTATGAAAAAGACAGAAAGACGCAAATATTGTCGTACCTTAAAAAAAATATAAAATTATGTCAAAAGGAAAAGATTCAAAAGGTAAAAGCGACAAAAAAGAACCTGCAAAATCGCTAAAAGAAAAAAGAGCTGATAAAGTTTCAAAACGCAAAGAAAAAAAATCGGAATAGCAACAATGCATTAACATAATAAATGTCCGTGATTTGCTTTTAAAGATGAATAATAGCAATGTCATTGACATTTTTTTTCACTATCGAATAAGATTAATTTTTAGCTATGAAATATACTTTTCTTGCATCTTACCCACCTAGAGAATGTGGTATTGGTACCTTTACCAACAATTTATTCAAATCAATTTTAAACAGTGACAATAATGAGAATGAGGGTTTTATTGTTGCTTTGAGTGACCATGATGTAATTTATAAATATCCTGAAGAGGTAAAATTAGTTATTCGACAAGATCATCAAATAGATTATTTAGAAGCGGTAGAATACATAAACCTAAGTGGGGCCGATGTTTGTGTACTTGAACACGAATTTGGCATTTTTGGCGGACGAGATGGCGATTACATACTTCCGTTATTACATAAATTAAAAATTCCGCTTATAGTTACGCTGCATACCATACTTAAAACACCATCGGATAGTCAAAAAGCGACTTTATGTAAAATTTGCCAAATAGCAGATAAAGTAGTGGTAATGAGCCACAAGGCTATAGAATTTTTAGTTGATGTTTATAATGTACCAAAAGAAAAAATTGCGCTGATTGAACATGGGGTTCCCGACATTCATTTTAAACCAGAAAATTGCCGTAAAGAATTTAAACTTGGAGAAAAGAAGGTGTTATTCACTTTTGGTTTTTTGGGACGAAACAAAGGCGTTGAAACAGTTATTAAAGCATTACCTGAAATTGTTGAAAAACATCCCGATGTAATTTATATTGTACTGGGAAAAACCCATCCTAATGTTCTGCGCGAATCGGGTGAGGAATATCGTATTTCTCTTATGCGTATGGCAAAAAGTCTCAATGTGGAAAAGAATGTGGTGTTTCTTAACAAATTTCTCGACGAGCAAGAATTGTTTAAATATCTGTATGCCTGTGATGTATATATAACACCCTACCCACACGAAGCACAAATAACCAGTGGAACTCTTTCGTATGCGGTAGGAATAGGTGCCGGAGTTGTATCAACACCTTATTGGCATGCTGCGGAATTATTAGCAAATGGACGAGGAAAATTATTTAATTTCAACGATCCTTCTGATCTTTCATCTACATTATTAGATCTTTTCGATCATCCAGAAAAGTTGCAGGCAATAAAGCAGAGAGCGTATGATTATGGATTAGGTATTACCTGGCCCAAAACAGGAGATAAATACTGCAAAGTGGCACAAGAAATTGTGAAAGTTGCAGCCAAAGAGACAGAAGCAGTTCATAAAGAAATGGATCTTTTAGTTTTGCCGTCCTTCTCGCTCAAGCATATCAATAGAATGACTGATGATACAGGTATAATTCAACATGCAAAATTTGGAATTCCTAATTTAAAGGAAGGGTATTGTATGGATGATAATGCCAGAGCATTACTTATGGCAACAATGAATTACAGACAATTTAAAGACCCGCGTTCACTCGAATTATCTACTGTTTATTTGAGCTATATTCATTACATGCAAAATCCAAATGGTACATTTAGGAACTTCCTGAGTTTTAATAGAAATTTTCTTGATGAACTGGGCTCCGAAGATTCGTTTGCTCGTACTATTTGGGCGCTTGGTTTTTTATTGGGCAATTCACCAAATGATAGCTTCTACCAATCGGCAAAACAGATATTTTTTAATGCCACACCAAATTTCGAAAAGCTGCAATCAATAAGGAGCATAGCTAATACGATAATTGGCATAAGTTATTATCTTAAAAGGGCTCCCTCCGACGAGAACATGATTGAGAAGTTGCGACTGCTTGTAAATAAACTAATTAAGCATTACGATGAAAATAGCACACCCGATTGGCAATGGTTTGAACAAATAATTGCGTACGATAATGGTCTCTTACCTTTGGCTCTTTTACATGCTACAGAAATACTAAAAGACGATAAGGTTGCAAGTACCGCTTTTGAATCTATGAATTTTCTATCAGCGGTAACGTTAAAGGATAATTGCTTATCTGTTGTAGGAAATGAAAATTGGTATAAAAAAGGTGGTATTCGCTCAATATTCTCGCAACAACCGGTCGATGCTATGGCAATGGTTTTAATGTTTCATCAAGCATTTCATCTTACAAAAGATAAAGAATACATAAGGAAACTATATACATGTTTCTTGTGGTTTATTGGCGAAAACGATTTACAGTTAAACTTATACGACTTTGAAACTCATGGCTGCAATGATGGTTTTGATAAAGATGGTGTTAACCAAAACCAGGGAGCCGAAAGTACATTGGCTTATTTGATTTCATACTTAGCTGTTTTACAGGCGTACGAAGAATATAATAAAGTCGATTAAGTCTTAGATTTTTGTAATTCATCCAAGAGTTCATTTAGTTTAATAGTGGCATAGGTTGATGCGTAATCTGACATGGCATACGGTAAAATAAGCTTATCATTATGAATCATGGAACCGCAGGAATAAACAACATTTGGGACGTAGCCTTCTCTTTCATCTTCATTGGGCGATAATAACGGACTCTTCAATCTTCCAATTTCAATTTCAGGATTATCAAGATCAAACAACGATGCCCCTATAGCATATTCGCGCATAGGGCCAACACCGTGTGTTAACACCAGCCAACCTTTGTCGGTTTCTATAGGAGAACCACAATTGCCAATTTGAATCATTTCCCATGGAAACTTAGGCTTCTGTATTAACTTGGCTTCTCGCCAAATATTTATTGTATCTGAAAAGGCTATGTAATTATTGAATCCGTCCAAACGGCAAAGCATTGCATATTTTCCATTTATTTTTCTGGGAAACAATGCCATTCCCTTATTTTGTGCAATCTCACCATGAATTGGCAAACTATTAAAATGATAAAAATCTTTGGTGTAAAGTAATTTGGGTAAAATAGTACTGCCATTATATGCAGTGTAAGTTGCATAATACATTATTTCACCATTATCATCTGTAAACTTGACGAAACGGGCATCTTCGATACCATTTTTTTCATTAATTGAAACCGGAAAAATTACCCTTTCAGAAATGTTGGTATCTAAGGAAAATTGAAGTTCATAATGTGAAGAGGCCAGCCATACTATTTGACTAATCAATAACTCTTTATCGGCAGCCAGATGAAGACTGGCTCTTGCTTCTTGAGCACTTTTCCTGAGCTCTCCATATGTAAATGTATCACCGAGTTTGTCAAGTATCAATGCGGGGGGAACGATAGAATGAAAGTCCATTTCTTTCAGTTTGTTGGTAAACGATTTTTTATCGTAGATATGCCGTTTTATATGTTGAGCCTCTTCCAACATACTCCCCATGGGCTCTAAGGTAAGATTACCATTTTTGTCAAGAATTCCAGTTCTAAACACAATAGACGAAATGTGTCCTTCGCCTGTGGCTCTTAAACTTAATATAACTCTTTTTTCGTTGAGACTTAGCTCTGACTGGTAGGGATGTTCAACAATAGAAGGATTGAAAAGGGCAGCAGAATCAACGGAATACTCCATGGTAAAGTATGAACCAATTAGCATTCGCAACTTATTATCAAGCGAATTAGCATCCATATTTAGTTGTACAAATAAATGTGCAATTTTGTTAAAATGTCGTTCAAAGATAGCACTGATATTACGGTGTCGTAGTGAATAATCTCTCAGTACAGAACTTAAACTTAAACGTACTTCATTTTCCGTCATAGCTAGTACCGATTGTATGGTGGCAATTGCTCTTTCTTCGGTTGTAAATAAAAAGCGTGCGATAACTCTGGATGAGTCTGGAAGAAACTTTGTATTCTTTCTATTTACGGCAACTTGCATAGTTCTAATTTTTTTCTAAAGGTAGTGGCTTATAAATGATAACCTACTTTTTACTAAATTATCTCACGAAACTTACTATTTTATATTTAGAAAGATTTTCAATGTTGTATTTTGAGGTGATGTCTTCGCATGAGCATTGGCATTTCTGTCTATTTATTTTCAATTTATGCAGTGAGTTGTAATCGGAGCTGATGCTTGTTGCTAACTTTTTGACTATGAGCAGGCGGGCTTAAGAAGCACTTTCCTGTCAGCCGAGCCGAAAGTTAGTTAACAGTTTTATCGTTTCATTTTTCACTATCGCCCAGCTTGCTTATAGTTTTTGTTAGTGACTGCCCTTTTCTGTCATTATACTTGGTCGTCTGTTAGTTAAAAGACTGTCTAAATTCCAAAGGTGAAAGATTGGTTTTTGTCTTAAAGAGTTTGCTGAATGATTGAGGGTGTTCAAAGCCTAATTCATAGGCAATTTCACTTACTGACAAGCCTGTAGTTGATAATCTTTCCTTTGCTTTTTGAATAAGTTTACTGTGAATGTGTTGTTGTGTCGTTTGTCCTGTCAATGTTTTGAGTAAACTACCTAAATAGTTAGGAGATACATTCAGTAAGCCTGCAATATATCGTGCAGTCGGCAAACCTTTGTTTATTAAATCGTCATTGTAAAAATACTCGTTAAGAACATTTTCCACTCGTTCAAGTATTTGATGACTACTTTTCTTTCGGGTTATGAATTGTCGCTGATAAAAACGTTCGCAATAATTAAGCAACAATTCTATTTGTGCAATGATAATGTTTTGACTGAACTTGTCTATATTAGAATGATACTCCCTTTGGATATTCAAGAAAATGTCTGTAATAACGGTTTCTTCTTTTTCTGAGAGAAAAAGGGCTTCGTTTACAGCGTAGCCGAAAAAGTCGTATTGCTTAATATTCTTTGCCAAAGTTGTTTTCCAAATAAAATCGGGGTGAATAAGCAAAAGAAATCCTGTTGGCTTTACTTTTGGTTTTTCAACTGTGAGATGAACTAATTGTCCTGATGATACAAACGACAATAAGCCTTCATCAAAATCGTATTGCTGTTGTCCGTAATGAAATTTACCTTGTATGTTTCGTTTTAGCCCGATTGTATAAAAATTTTGTGCCCAACTGATTTCCTTTTCTTCGGTCTGATATTCCACCAATCCATAATCCACCAAACTAACCAACGGGTGTTCGGGTTTTGGCAAACCACTAATTTTGTGAAACTCGCTGATGGTATTAAATGTATGTATGCTTTTGTTTTTCATTCCCTGTTCAAATTAAAAAAAAGATAGAACGATTCCTGTTCTATCTCTTTTTAGTTTAGAATTTAAAAATTAGTTGATTTGCTCAACGTTTCATTAGCACTTAATTCATTTTGCAAAATGCCGATTTTGTTATTTGCCATTCCGAAAGCATCGCTACCCATAAAGAAGTGAAGTGGCGGATTTTCGCTTTCTGCTAATTGGATAAATGCAAGTGCCGCTTTTTCGGGGTCGCCAGGTTGATTACCGATAATTTGGGTGTCGTGAACTACTTCCAAATCTCTTGCTTCTTTGTATTCCGCAATCGGATTTTCGGCAAGACGAAGCGAACCTTGTAACAAAAAGTTTGTTTTGAAATACCCGGGGTAAACAATCGTTGACTTGATACCCAAAGATGCAGCCTCTGCTGAAAATGCTTCAGTTAAACCCGCAACAGCAAATTTTGTAGCGTTGTAAATCCCCCAACCAGGGAACGCACCCAAAAAACCTGCAATGGAAGAAATGTTGATGATGTGTCCCGATTTTTTGTTGCGTAAATGAGGCATTATATTTCTCATTACATTCAGCAAACCAAACACATTAGTGTCAAAGTTTTGACGAGCTTCTTTGTCGCTCAGTTCTTCCAAAGTGCCTAACTGTCCATAACCTGCATTGTTTACCACTACGTCAATAGTGCCGAATGTTTCCAATGTTTTGGCAATGGCATTTTGTACACTTGTTTCATCTGTTACATTTACTTCCAAAGGAAGAAAGTTTGCAGATGTTCCGACTTCTTTTTCCAAACTTTCAACAGTTCTGGAAGTTGCGACTACTTTGTAGCCTTCGTTTAACAGTCTTTTTACTAAGGATAATCCTAATCCTTTTGATGCTCCTGTTACGAGCCATACTTTTTTTGTGTCCATTTTTTTACATTTTTAATTAATAAATGACTGACACTGCAAAGATGGAAAGAGCATAAAGCGTGGAAGTAGTCAAAACAATGGTCGTTGTAGTCAAAACAACGATAAAGGGTTTCTAATCGTTATTTTTGAAAATTTTGAGTGGTAGGTGGGCTTTTCTGTCCGTTTTTTTCCGCCTGTTGATGTCTGCACGGTCGGTCAGGGTGTCTAGTCCTAGAATACGGCTACAGGTTAAACATTAATTTTAAGCTACATTTTTAAACACTGCGTTTGGTGTTTTATACCCTAAAGATAAATGAAGCCTTTTATTATTATATAGTTTAATAGCATTTTTTGTAGCACGTTTTGCATGGCTGGTTGAAAAGAAGCACTGGTCGAGATAGAACTCATCTTTTAAAATACCGTTAACTCTTTCAGCAACTGCGTTTTCATAACAATGATTTTCTTCTGTCATACTTATGTTTATTCCTTTTCTTTTTAACTCATTTACATACATATGGCTGCAATACTGCACCCCTCTGTCGGAGTGATGTATAAGTCCGGCCGCTGGTCTTGTATGCCACAGGGCCTTTTTGAGGGCCCGTAGGCATCCCGACAGCTCCAGGCTATCGCTGATGTCGTGTCCGATTATTTTCCGTGAATACAAGTCTGTAATCAGCGCTAAATAACAAAAGCCTTTTACGGTTCTGATGTATGTAATATCAGAAACCCATACTTGGTTTGGTTTTGTGATTTCCAACTCCTTGATAAGATTGTTGTATTTATGGAAATGGTGATATGAATTGGTTGTTTTAGCATACGCCCTTTTCCGTTTCACCAGCATATTATTCGCTCTGAGTATATTAAACAGAGAGTCCCTGCCAAGTTTAATCTGTTTGGCCTCAAAAGAGGGTTGTAGTGTTTCGTGTAGCTTACGTACGCCCACTCTGGGTTGCTCTTTGCGTTCTTCCTTTACAAGCTGTATTACTTGCGATTCAAGCGACTTGCAACGTTCCCAACGCTTAATGTATTTATAGAATGCATCGCGTTTTAGGTGGAATAGGGCACATACCTCCGACATGCTTGCTATACCCGTTTGTTTTGTTTTTGAGGAAGCTTTCATCAGGGCTTGATGTTTAAGTTTTTTTTTAGTTCCTCAACACTTTTGTAGCCTAAGTTTTCGGCAGCCACTTCCAAATAAGAATCTTGTACGAGCTTGTCTAAATCCTTTTTAATCAAGAGTTTTTTTAGCTGCTCGATTTCTTTTTGAAGTTCTTTTAAGCGGCTGATTTCATCTTTTGTTTGTACCATAATACGCGTATTCATTAAATCTTTGCGGTCATACTTTCGTATCCATTCATTGATTGTACTTGACTGTATCCCGTAAATCCGGGATAATTGTCTTTTTGAGTATTTACCCGTGCTAAGTTCGGCTAAAATTTTGAGTTTAAAACTCTCGCTGTAACGCCGTGTTACTCCATCATTTTTATACATATCTACTTTTTTAGTGTAGACATATTTTAGGACGACACAGGGTTGCCACTAACGGAAAATTGTATGAGTAGTAGCAGATTGCGGGGCACTTAACTGTCAAACAAGTAAAATGCCAATGCGGGATACTTGCCTAAACTTTAAGCACTTAACCCGCTATTACTTATACAAAATGTTAGCAACTGGGCTTTATTATTATTCTATTTAAAACCCAATTTACTTATTGGTTCACTTTTGAAATAATTGTAACATTATAACAATAACCAAAATCTTCGTAAAAGGATTGTAAAGAATACTTTCCCGTTTTATTGCACAAAAACTCAAAACTTGATATTTCACCCACTTTTACTTCGATAACTTTTACTAATTGATTGTTCTCTTTAAATGTCAGCTTTTCTTTAAGAATCCCAGCTGACTTTTTTGAGTTTCCACAAGTAAAACGATATAAAACATCTTTATTCAGAGTCAAAGAACACGAGCCTGTATGAGCTTTATCCTCTTTTTTTGAGCCGCCACATGCACTTATTTCTGTTGCATCATCACCAATTTTTAATTTAACTTCGTCATAAAGTCGTTCATCTATCGGATTTTGTGCATACAAAAAAACAGAGCAGACTATAAAGCTAATTGAAATTATTATTTTTTTCATTGTATTAATTTTTAAAAGTTAAAAACTGACTTTATAAAATGTATCGATACTATTTTCTATAGCTTAATTTATGAGCATCCAGCCCCTTTAATGAAAACCTGTTGCTCATTTACAATTAATTTGAAATTTAAAGACTTTGATAATTCTTTTAATATTTCACTAGTTGAAAGGGTATGAAAGTTTTCATTTACTCGACAATACCTTAGTTCGTTTGTTGATAGAGTTATCTCAATATTGTTTAGTTCCTCCAGCTTGTCTACAACAAAGTAAAACGGAGTGTTTTCAAAATGTAACTCTTCAGTTTTCCATGCAAGATAATTTAGGTCTTCAACTGGTCTTTGTACGATAGCTATTTCTGGCAAAATACTAGCTTCAAACCCATTGGATACAGATGTTTTTATGCTAATATCGGATTTCCATAAAATATCAACAACACCCATCGAAACGGTTAAAAGGGCATTTTTTGATTGTTTTCTTGCTTTTATATTGAAGTCTGATTGTTCTGCGAAAAAGACTCCATGAGGTGTTTGTATTTTGTATTGATTTTTGCCTTTTAATTCAAAATAAGCTTCACCGTTTATTTTTATCTTTCGTCCACTAATTTTAACATGCGTATTAATATTCATATAGATTTTGCTTCCATCACTTAATAGGATGTCTTTTTTCTGGTCTAATGCGCTAATATTAAGATTGTTTTGTCCTGATTTATTTGAAATAACAATCCCCATAGAAACAATTACAAGAATTACTGCGGCTGCAACCGACAACTTGATGTACCTAAAAGTGTGTTTTCTGTTCGAATATTTCCTTTGGTAATCTTCCCATCCCTTATTTACTTTCCAATGAATCTTTTCAGGGAAATTATCCATATTGGCTAACTTATTCCTAATTTCAATATCATTTTTATCTAAGTTCATGATTGTACGTAATTTTAATGATTTCTTGAAGTTTTAATCTTGCCCTTAATACATAAGACCTCGAAGTACTTTCAGAGATATACATCATTTCTGATATTTCTTGATGGTTATAGCCCTCTACCACAAATAAATTAAATGCAATTCGATATTTTGATGGTAGTTTTGTGATTAAATTGAATAACTCCTCTGCTTCTAAATTAATGACAGAATTGACAGTTATATGCTTAGTTTCATTTTCATTAAGTTCAACAAATGTTAGCTCCTTTCTTTTTCTTAGTAATTGTAAGCTTTCATTAATCATTATTCTTTTTATCCATGATAATAATTCATTTAATCCACCTTCCTTGAATTTATCCAACTGACTAAAAGCTTTATAGAATCCATCATTTAGAACCTCTGCTGTATCTTCTTCATTATTTAAATATCGATAAATTGTCAGGAACATTGATTTTGCATATGTCTTATAAAAGTACTCTTGTACCTTGTAGTCCTTTTTTCTTAGCTTATTTATGATGTCTTGTTCCAATTTTTACCAAATCTTAAATATTTGACTTCTTACTTTTATAAATGCAGAATATTGCTCTTTCGTTGCAAGAATGTCAAAAATTTTCTCAATTAAAATATTTTAATAGGATTGTGCAGTGTTATTTTAGCCTTGTTGCTAACGGTCACTTGTATGTGGTCGGGCGGGATTTCTGGAAGAAATCGTGTCAGACCCGCAGGAGGTGGCAACACTGGTTTGACTTGTCAAACCGAGATGAAACCCGCCTGCCATATTACAATTTGTTAGCGATTGTTTTTTTGTCATTTTTTAAATCCAGATTATTCAA
It encodes:
- a CDS encoding FecR domain-containing protein, which translates into the protein MNLDKNDIEIRNKLANMDNFPEKIHWKVNKGWEDYQRKYSNRKHTFRYIKLSVAAAVILVIVSMGIVISNKSGQNNLNISALDQKKDILLSDGSKIYMNINTHVKISGRKIKINGEAYFELKGKNQYKIQTPHGVFFAEQSDFNIKARKQSKNALLTVSMGVVDILWKSDISIKTSVSNGFEASILPEIAIVQRPVEDLNYLAWKTEELHFENTPFYFVVDKLEELNNIEITLSTNELRYCRVNENFHTLSTSEILKELSKSLNFKLIVNEQQVFIKGAGCS
- a CDS encoding RNA polymerase sigma factor; translation: MEQDIINKLRKKDYKVQEYFYKTYAKSMFLTIYRYLNNEEDTAEVLNDGFYKAFSQLDKFKEGGLNELLSWIKRIMINESLQLLRKRKELTFVELNENETKHITVNSVINLEAEELFNLITKLPSKYRIAFNLFVVEGYNHQEISEMMYISESTSRSYVLRARLKLQEIIKITYNHELR